From a single bacterium genomic region:
- the dacB gene encoding D-alanyl-D-alanine carboxypeptidase/D-alanyl-D-alanine-endopeptidase, with the protein MRRIVFLRTFSLAIAVSLLILCNTGQSLEASAIQPLLNKNKLDSNDVGIMIMEDGKELFSLNASRKFKPASLSKMITGAAVLELLGPGYQFKTQLLFDGSIVDHTVRGSVYLLGGGDPSFHSGRLSSLIAGLKKQKIEKIEGDLIVDDSRFRDVVTPYWMAQTGTINPDHFPLFLRFDPPSGLAPFSPDWQKAERLHRKAINLEGRFVVYQNMIEPSLWTGYQFLQMIRKAGIHLNGKVMRGKTSRSSKVLAEISNPLTKVVSHMMKTSNNFYADMLVRNISVAFGERPGNFGTGVDFVTFYLDHVKVPRSDYSLNSGSGFSHQNMITPLALTKLLNHLKNERTISPHFFSSLPVAGVDGTLAGRMRKTGAKGRVHAKTGYLRPVSIGTFHLDGVVGLAGFGVRPNGKNLTFVFLYNGNRAPDVVRSTFDKICVDLIGPINAKAQKRKR; encoded by the coding sequence GTGAGGAGAATTGTATTCTTACGGACTTTCAGCCTTGCGATCGCAGTGTCCCTCCTGATTCTTTGCAATACCGGTCAGTCCCTGGAAGCCTCTGCAATTCAACCGCTGCTCAACAAGAACAAGTTGGACTCAAACGATGTGGGAATCATGATCATGGAGGACGGTAAAGAGCTGTTCTCATTGAATGCATCCAGGAAATTCAAACCTGCCTCCTTATCGAAAATGATTACAGGCGCGGCGGTTCTTGAACTTCTAGGGCCGGGTTATCAGTTTAAGACCCAGTTGCTTTTCGACGGCAGCATTGTGGATCATACAGTGAGAGGTTCGGTCTATCTGCTCGGCGGCGGTGATCCATCCTTCCATTCCGGGAGACTTTCCTCTCTTATTGCTGGATTGAAGAAACAAAAAATTGAGAAGATCGAAGGAGATTTGATCGTTGATGATTCACGTTTCCGCGACGTCGTAACTCCTTACTGGATGGCTCAGACCGGAACCATCAATCCGGATCATTTTCCCTTGTTTCTTCGTTTTGATCCTCCTTCGGGCCTGGCTCCCTTTTCCCCGGACTGGCAGAAAGCAGAACGCTTACATCGTAAAGCGATCAATCTGGAGGGTCGCTTCGTTGTGTATCAGAACATGATCGAGCCAAGTCTCTGGACCGGCTATCAATTCTTACAAATGATCCGAAAGGCCGGCATTCATTTAAACGGAAAAGTGATGCGTGGGAAAACCTCACGCAGTTCGAAAGTCCTGGCAGAAATATCGAATCCGCTGACGAAGGTTGTTTCACACATGATGAAAACGTCCAACAATTTCTATGCCGACATGCTCGTCAGAAATATTTCGGTTGCCTTTGGCGAAAGGCCGGGGAATTTTGGCACCGGAGTGGATTTTGTGACTTTCTATCTGGATCATGTGAAGGTTCCCCGCTCAGACTATTCACTCAACAGTGGTTCCGGATTTTCCCATCAAAATATGATCACTCCGCTCGCGCTCACAAAACTGCTCAATCATTTAAAAAATGAAAGGACCATCTCTCCCCATTTCTTTTCTTCGCTTCCTGTAGCAGGCGTGGATGGAACTCTGGCCGGACGAATGAGAAAGACAGGGGCGAAAGGCCGCGTGCACGCGAAAACCGGATACCTGCGTCCGGTTTCAATCGGAACATTTCATCTGGATGGAGTCGTAGGACTTGCCGGATTTGGGGTGCGTCCGAATGGAAAGAATCT